The DNA region TAATCaaataatgtatatgtatacaaatgAGTGGAGCAACGAGATAGTAACTTCTATATTTCGCATAGTACAATTCATTCGCATGATCATGCTTCAGTTAATATAACACTGAAATATTTTGGGCACTATTCACAATAGTGGAagttatgttgatgatgatacTGCAATGGGACTTCGAACCACATGGACTCCATCACTCCATGTGTACCAACCAAAGGCAAACTCATTTCTCCTTTCAACACTACTTTCTGCTCTAACTGTTATATTGAAGCTACGTTTCTCTTCCAACTTGCTGAAGCGCAACGTTTTTggaacaatatcaacaacatatcCCGGAGGTGACCTCACAGCTAAAACATAAGTCGAATTATCTTTTCCAACATTTGTAACGACTCTTCTGACAATCCTGCTTGATCCATTGATGTTAGCTATTGCAAGTGATGGATAGTTCAGGTTGCTCGGGTGGGGTACTTTCTCAGGGCAGTTGAACGACAAATCTAGGCTTATGTTTTGACTACAGAGATATAGAAGATAATCATTGTACGTAGCATCATAAATAAGTCCAGGATCTGCTGCTCTTGATGGCCTGAAATGTCCAGCTCCGTATTCAAAGGGGGTTGCATCATCACCAGTTGCATTTGTTATTGGCCTACCAACTACATTATTGATTGTTGCTGCAGTAAAAACAAATGTCTGTGAGAAATTCTATAGAAAAAATTAACAACGAATAGATTTTTTTACGAGAAATAGAGTAAAGTAGAATTACAAGTGGTCATTAGAGCTGATCTGATTGCAGCACTACTCCAATTTGGATGAATAGATTTTAAAAGTGCAATTACAGCAGAAACATGTGGGCAAGACATGGAAGTTCCAGACTGCATGTTGTACTTAACAACTCGACGATCCTCTGGCAATTTCAAGGGAGATGATGCCTCGCTCCAAGCGGCTAGTATGTTAAATCCAGGAGCAGTTATGTCTGGCTGCAATTAATGTAAAAGTATTCTTCAGAAAGAGTTTACCTTGTATGCACTGAGAATACTACTGTAAAAGAGCTTTAATGAAAATTATGCTTAAGAAGTGAGTTACTAGTCTGGAATAGACAGGTTACTTGCTAGAAATATTCATTTTGTGGGgctgatatacatatatattaccTTGAGAATGTTAGGATCGACACTATTTGGTCCCTTGGAACTGAAAAGAGCCATGACAGGTGCTGGCTTGGTACCAATCAATGTGTTCCCTGGGAGAAGTGTTGCCATTGGATTTTTTTCAGTCTGTATATATTTTCGAATTGTATTTAGGCCATCTGAGAAAGCAACTGTTGTGGGATACAAAAAAGGGGTGACTTGTATCTCACTAAATGGAGTTGCTAAAATAGCTGCAACACCTCCAGCTCTTTTCACTTCCATTGATGCCTGTATACCACCACCTCTGCATAGGACAACTTTTCCTCTAACAAGATTTCTTGATAGTGTACCAGGACGACATACTCTGTATAATAAGAGCAGCAAAATAGTTAGTTTTCATTATTACATCTACTCATTAAGATTGAAGAGATAAAAGAATTACAAAGTAAAATGAAAGTTACCCGGTTGTAGCGGTTGTCGTAGTTCCTCTAATTTCTACATCTCCTGCATAAACCAGAGGATGCAACCTCCTCCTCCTTATTGGAGTTACTGTTTGtccctatatattataaattaaataaagacaaATTAATTTACTTGTAAAACTGGATTTAACAACTTGATGGTAATCTTGATAAGGGTTCAGCTATATGCACTGACAGTGTAATGTTCTTTTGCATTATCAATATAGTTTCATTTGCCATAGTAGGTTACTTACCATTTTATCAGGTTACTAATTAATGATTATAACATAGATTCGCTTGTGTCTACCTTCTAAGCGATCTAATTCTGTaaacattttctatacataaaGTGCATAGAACTTAAACAATATATATTAACGATTCATGGGTCGACCCTTACCTCGACGATCATTCCATTTCCGAGCATAATTGGAGATGAAAAAACTCGATCAATACTACTTGCACCAACA from Lycium ferocissimum isolate CSIRO_LF1 chromosome 2, AGI_CSIRO_Lferr_CH_V1, whole genome shotgun sequence includes:
- the LOC132043307 gene encoding subtilisin-like protease SBT5.6; the encoded protein is MKNNHIIFLLSLFFMILNGFVSCSEETKVYVVYLGEHSGEKTLKEIEDHHCSFLHSVKGTTSKEDVRASLLHSYKNVINGFSALLTPQEADMISGMEGVISVFHSDPHEIKPHTTRSWDFVSLLEGTSLINSGEDLLEKASYGKDIIVGVMDSGVWPESSSFNDEGMEPVPKSWKGICQEGVAFNASHCNRKLIGARYYLKSYEANFGPLDETRDFRSPRDRDGHGTHTAATVGGRRVANASAIGGFAMGTASGGAPNVRLAIYKVCWPAPEQSLSELATCLIDDTIAAFDDAIADGVHVLSVSLGSIPKTTYYTQNGIAIGSLHAVKRNIIVACSAGNNGPTASTVANVAPWIITVGASSIDRVFSSPIMLGNGMIVEGQTVTPIRRRRLHPLVYAGDVEIRGTTTTATTGVCRPGTLSRNLVRGKVVLCRGGGIQASMEVKRAGGVAAILATPFSEIQVTPFLYPTTVAFSDGLNTIRKYIQTEKNPMATLLPGNTLIGTKPAPVMALFSSKGPNSVDPNILKPDITAPGFNILAAWSEASSPLKLPEDRRVVKYNMQSGTSMSCPHVSAVIALLKSIHPNWSSAAIRSALMTTSTINNVVGRPITNATGDDATPFEYGAGHFRPSRAADPGLIYDATYNDYLLYLCSQNISLDLSFNCPEKVPHPSNLNYPSLAIANINGSSRIVRRVVTNVGKDNSTYVLAVRSPPGYVVDIVPKTLRFSKLEEKRSFNITVRAESSVERRNEFAFGWYTWSDGVHVVRSPIAVSSST